From a region of the Salinispira pacifica genome:
- a CDS encoding motility associated factor glycosyltransferase family protein — protein sequence MSNHPTPPSPEFPGGKIYRNERGILCAELGTIHLHSRRNPVKEAEKITAKALDGKQPELPGIVVFGLGLGYHIHAIQKLLPNAEVVCFEPHAEWLELIHQGEPDLPECRIICPEPWNEESSGTWEKELSALFHAGYILFSLDAHKRIYRDWYNRIRELSARFSNRDTINRNTLKRFGQRWMENLIQNFFLTDQSGDIASLQGIFSGSPALLLAGGPGIESVAHELKNLAGKMPVCAVDTAYPFCLRHGVNPDFVLAVDPQYWNTKHFERISELSLPGNSIQPILISETSAHPRTFRLLGGTPRFCKSMFPLGEYFEKQYPPRPSLGSGGSVATTAWDFLRFLGCSPIYTAGLDMGFPGHQTHFKGSYIEETLAIRGSRFKPCEQQSFSYLISGNPVERESYEGTPILSDSRMDIFCDWFEYQLRKPDAPETYSLTPFSRRIPGFQYIDPGKIPHSEKRRTDIHERMAPHQDNPRQNIRISDATFILESLTESLNGISMMCEKALDQMREYESGNSNLEQLLQLLDHLDTQLLGDDNRRIAGFLINDVMESLAKLPDAPDIEEALRRSRTLYSRLGSGAQQTMELIRKSKKRVKNFRERTEDDK from the coding sequence ATGAGTAATCATCCCACCCCTCCCTCTCCTGAATTTCCCGGAGGAAAAATATACCGGAATGAACGGGGCATTCTCTGTGCAGAACTGGGAACCATTCACCTTCACAGCAGGCGCAACCCGGTGAAGGAAGCGGAAAAAATCACTGCAAAAGCTCTGGACGGGAAGCAGCCGGAACTCCCGGGAATCGTGGTTTTCGGCCTGGGTTTAGGGTATCATATCCATGCAATACAGAAGCTCCTTCCCAACGCCGAGGTGGTCTGCTTTGAACCCCATGCTGAATGGCTTGAACTGATTCACCAGGGGGAACCCGATTTACCTGAATGCAGAATTATCTGCCCCGAACCCTGGAACGAAGAAAGCAGCGGCACATGGGAAAAAGAGCTCAGTGCATTGTTTCACGCAGGCTACATCCTGTTCTCCCTGGATGCGCATAAGAGAATTTATCGGGATTGGTACAATCGAATCCGGGAACTCAGCGCGCGATTCAGCAACCGGGATACCATCAACCGAAACACCCTGAAACGCTTCGGGCAACGATGGATGGAAAATCTCATCCAGAACTTTTTTCTCACCGACCAGAGCGGGGATATTGCATCCCTCCAGGGGATATTTTCCGGCAGCCCGGCGCTCCTTTTAGCGGGAGGACCGGGCATTGAATCAGTGGCTCATGAATTAAAAAACCTGGCAGGGAAAATGCCCGTATGCGCAGTGGACACGGCATATCCGTTCTGCCTTCGACATGGTGTTAATCCGGATTTTGTACTGGCTGTAGACCCCCAATACTGGAACACCAAACACTTTGAACGTATTTCTGAGCTTTCCCTTCCCGGTAATTCCATACAGCCCATTCTCATCAGCGAGACATCCGCTCACCCCCGGACATTCAGACTCCTTGGCGGAACGCCCCGGTTTTGCAAATCCATGTTTCCCCTTGGAGAATACTTTGAAAAACAGTATCCTCCCCGGCCCTCCCTGGGATCAGGGGGATCTGTTGCAACCACCGCATGGGATTTCCTGAGGTTTCTGGGCTGCAGCCCCATATACACTGCGGGTCTGGATATGGGTTTTCCAGGACACCAAACCCATTTCAAAGGTTCATATATCGAGGAAACCCTTGCAATCAGGGGCAGCCGATTCAAACCCTGCGAACAGCAGAGTTTTTCATATCTCATCTCAGGAAATCCGGTGGAACGAGAAAGCTATGAAGGGACCCCCATACTCAGTGATTCCCGGATGGATATTTTCTGCGACTGGTTTGAGTATCAGCTGAGAAAGCCAGACGCTCCCGAAACCTATTCTCTCACGCCTTTCAGCCGACGCATTCCGGGTTTTCAATATATTGATCCCGGAAAGATACCTCATAGCGAGAAAAGGAGAACCGACATCCATGAAAGAATGGCCCCCCACCAGGACAACCCTCGACAAAACATCAGGATATCCGATGCAACTTTTATTCTTGAATCGCTGACAGAATCGCTGAACGGCATCTCCATGATGTGTGAAAAAGCTCTGGACCAGATGAGAGAATATGAATCCGGCAATTCAAACCTCGAACAACTGCTTCAGCTGCTGGATCATCTGGACACACAGCTTCTTGGGGATGATAACAGACGGATAGCAGGTTTTCTGATCAATGATGTAATGGAAAGCCTTGCAAAGCTGCCCGATGCACCGGATATTGAAGAAGCGCTGCGCCGCAGCAGAACGCTCTATTCCAGACTGGGCTCCGGAGCTCAACAAACCATGGAATTAATCCGCAAGAGCAAAAAACGGGTCAAGAATTTCCGGGAGCGCACCGAAGATGATAAATAG
- a CDS encoding penicillin-binding transpeptidase domain-containing protein, whose amino-acid sequence MNTSLSNRRIAVVGGALLLFAVTLLIHYGRIMLSAGETYDPPGSVLDVERGPILDRNGRLLAIQSELPTVTVWTPYVEDSQATAQQLSRVLNIPREDILQRLSIPNRDVVIKRTITPGEAEVLELLKQQGELPGVTLRRDVGRVYPEGNSASHVIGFTGTDNSGLEGIEFTQDELLSPAPDNPRKRVYGSQIFLTIDIVIQNAVEQIAEDLMEQHSPDSVMIMVMDAKNGDMLSYVSKPDYDLNRFNEFDEDVRRNRPIQMSYEPGSVFKVFSLASFMHLGGVTDSSRFNTSGGYTNPRISIPITDLGNYGVIGPRGIIQYSSNVGAAYASDTVNRESFYHLLRRFGFGQPTGIELNGEESGLLADVERWSGRSKPTIAIGQEIGVTAIQMMQAASALANEGVLLKPHIIKRIVSPSGELIREYGRTPVREVLEPEVADAILEYMNAASGSGGTGRRAAIDGMEISVKTGTAEVIDPETGRYSDELFIASTLAILPSDNPELIMYVVIQHPRGDSFLGGRIAAPVIKDLGEFIIPYLQLDAGGERIPGLPSSLEIAEPLLPPISSQIPDYSGLPLKTLLALYEREDLSLRIHGNGWVQRQTPPPGTPFQEGMELNLYLDDTPPDSGESENE is encoded by the coding sequence GTGAATACATCGTTGTCAAACCGGAGAATCGCCGTTGTGGGGGGAGCATTGCTGCTCTTTGCAGTGACCCTTCTCATTCATTATGGACGAATCATGCTCAGCGCCGGAGAAACGTACGACCCGCCGGGCAGCGTTCTTGATGTAGAGAGAGGACCGATCCTTGACCGTAATGGCAGACTTCTGGCAATACAAAGCGAACTTCCCACAGTTACCGTGTGGACCCCCTATGTTGAAGATTCTCAGGCTACGGCCCAGCAGCTTTCCCGGGTGCTGAATATCCCCCGGGAAGATATCCTTCAGCGCTTGAGCATTCCCAACCGCGACGTGGTGATAAAACGAACCATCACTCCAGGGGAAGCCGAGGTGCTTGAGCTCCTGAAACAGCAGGGTGAACTGCCGGGGGTAACACTGCGCAGAGATGTGGGCAGGGTGTATCCTGAAGGCAACTCAGCCTCCCATGTTATCGGATTCACCGGCACCGATAATTCGGGCCTTGAAGGGATCGAGTTCACTCAGGACGAGCTTTTGAGTCCTGCTCCTGACAATCCACGGAAGAGAGTCTACGGCAGTCAGATTTTTCTTACCATCGATATCGTTATTCAGAATGCCGTTGAGCAGATCGCCGAAGACCTGATGGAACAGCACTCACCGGATTCGGTGATGATCATGGTGATGGATGCCAAAAACGGAGATATGCTCAGCTATGTAAGCAAACCGGATTATGATCTCAACCGTTTCAACGAGTTTGATGAAGATGTTCGGCGAAACCGTCCCATCCAAATGAGCTATGAACCCGGGTCGGTTTTTAAAGTATTCTCTCTGGCCTCCTTCATGCATCTGGGAGGAGTAACCGACAGCTCCCGATTCAATACATCCGGAGGCTACACCAACCCCCGTATCTCAATCCCCATCACCGATCTGGGTAATTACGGTGTTATCGGCCCGAGGGGGATTATTCAGTACAGCTCCAATGTGGGAGCCGCTTATGCCTCGGATACGGTGAACCGGGAAAGCTTCTACCATCTGCTCCGTCGATTCGGATTCGGTCAGCCCACGGGAATCGAATTGAACGGAGAAGAATCCGGACTGCTCGCAGATGTGGAGCGCTGGTCAGGAAGAAGTAAACCCACCATTGCCATCGGTCAGGAAATCGGGGTAACCGCCATCCAGATGATGCAGGCGGCCAGCGCCCTCGCCAATGAGGGAGTTCTCTTGAAGCCTCACATCATCAAACGCATTGTGAGCCCCTCAGGAGAGCTTATCCGGGAATACGGACGAACACCGGTACGGGAGGTTTTAGAGCCTGAGGTGGCAGATGCAATTCTTGAATACATGAATGCCGCCAGCGGCAGCGGAGGAACCGGTCGGAGAGCTGCTATCGACGGAATGGAAATATCAGTAAAAACCGGCACCGCAGAGGTTATCGATCCGGAAACCGGCCGGTATTCCGATGAACTCTTCATTGCCAGCACACTGGCCATACTTCCAAGCGATAATCCGGAACTGATCATGTATGTGGTAATTCAGCATCCCAGGGGGGACAGTTTTCTGGGAGGTAGAATCGCAGCTCCGGTAATCAAAGACCTGGGAGAGTTTATTATCCCGTATCTTCAGCTGGATGCCGGTGGTGAAAGAATTCCCGGTCTTCCTTCATCTCTGGAAATTGCTGAACCCCTGCTTCCGCCCATCAGCTCGCAGATACCGGATTACAGCGGGCTGCCCCTGAAAACCCTGCTTGCGCTCTATGAACGGGAAGATCTATCCTTGCGAATTCACGGGAACGGCTGGGTACAGCGTCAGACACCTCCTCCGGGAACTCCCTTCCAGGAAGGGATGGAACTGAACCTGTATCTTGATGACACCCCCCCGGATTCAGGAGAGTCGGAAAATGAGTAA